The Catharus ustulatus isolate bCatUst1 chromosome 15, bCatUst1.pri.v2, whole genome shotgun sequence genome has a window encoding:
- the IL12B gene encoding interleukin-12 subunit beta — MSQLLCAFLSLLSFAALLESAQWKLQENVLVIESQWDAEAPATSVELTCNSSEEEVYWEKDSEWKQEGKRLTAAVKEFPDAGNYSCLSQQSHRVLSSHLLLIAKINSQGRMLRWILKSFKGSSETFLKCEAKNYSGIFTCSWMTENKSPDVKFTIRSLKGPQGDVSCSSPVAVTEGALTTYTAQCQQQNFCAFAEEHQPLELLLEAIDVVEYENYTASFFIRDIIKPDPPQCQYVATNGTVTWTYPRTWSTPNSYFPLTFKVKVKKTRKHKYQVYDTEEQSLQLPSPGPAEVWVQARDCCYLSSWSEWSPLCR; from the exons ATGTCTCAGCTCCTCTGTGCCTTCCTGTCCTTGCTCTCCTTCGCTGCCCTGCTGGAAAGTGCCCAGTGGAAACTGCAGGAGAATG TTCTTGTCATAGAATCCCAGTGGGATGCTGAGGCTCCAGCCACCAGCGTGGAGCTCACCTGCAACAGCTCAGAGGAAGAAGTTTATTGGGAGAAGGACTCAGAATGGAAACAGGAAGGGAAGAGGCTGACAGCTGCAGTGAAGGAGTTCCCAGATGCTGGCAATTACAGctgcctgagccagcagagccacagggtgCTCAGCTCCCACCTGCTCCTCATCGCCAAGATCAActcccagggcaggatgctCAGGTGGATCCTCAAAAGCTTCAAAG GGTCCAGTGAGACATTTTTGAAGTGTGAGGCAAAGAACTACTCTGGAATTTTCACATGTTCCTGGATGACAGAAAATAAGAGCCCAGATGTGAAGTTCACCATCAGAAGCCTGAAGGG CCCCCAGGGGGACgtgtcctgcagcagccccgtgGCTGTCACCGAGGGGGCCCTGACCACCtacacagcccagtgccagcagcagaactTCTGTGCCTTTGCTGAGGAGcaccagcccctggagctgctcctggaggcCATCGACGTGGTGGAGTACGAGAACTACACGGCCAGCTTCTTCATCAGGGACATCA TAAAGCCTGACCCCCCCCAGTGCCAGTACGTGGCCACCAATGGAACGGTGACCTGGACATACCCCAGAACCTGGAGCACCCCAAACTCCTACTTCCCTTTGACTTTCAAGgtcaaagttaaaaaaacaaggaaacacAAATACCAG gtgtacgACACTGAGGAgcagtccctgcagctgccatcccctgggccagcagagGTGTGGGTGCAGGCCAGGGACTGCTGCTACCTCTCCTCCTGGAGCGAGTGGTCCCCTCTGTGCAGGTAA